DNA sequence from the Candidatus Polarisedimenticolaceae bacterium genome:
TCGAGACGTGGGTCAGCCCCTCGGCGGCGCAGAACCGCTTCTGCGCGAACGGCAGGTCGGCGGAAACGGTCAGGATGACGGCGTTCGGGACCTGGGCCGCCTTGACGTTGAAGGCTCGGGTCTGCGCCTGGCAGACGGGGGTATCGAGGCTCGGCACGATGCTCAGGATCTTCGTCTTCCCCTTGTAGGTCGCCAGGCTCACGTCCTGCATGTCGGTGCCCACGAGACGGAAGTCGGGGGCCTTGGACCCGACGGCGGGAAGCTCGCCGCTGAGCTTGAACGGGGTACCCTTGAGGTTCACGCTGGCCATTGGGGTCTCCTCCCTGTGGGAACGGTACGAATTCGGGCGCTCACGTTAGCACCGCGATTCCGGGGTCGCCCGGAGGACGGGTCGGGTATATCTTCGGCGACCGGAGGAACCGCGTGAGCGCTCCCCTCGAGACGCTGGCCCCCAAGCGCGCGTCCCAGGCCTCGGTCCCCGAGACGTATCGAGCGCACCCCCTGCTCGATCCGCACCTCCCGCGCAACAACCCCGCCATCGCGCGCCTCTGGATCGACGCCTGGCGACGGCTGTCGGAGGACGATCGGACCTATCTCGCCATCCTCCGCGCATACACGAAGACCCCCGGCGGCACCCAGCCCGCGGCGGCCACGTTCTCCCAGTATTTCCACGACGCCGACGCCTACGTGCTGGACCTGCTGCGCCTGGTCCCGAACTCCCTCGCGAAGCACCTCGCTCCGCTTCCGGAGACCCGCGGGCTGTCGTCGCTGCGCGACCTCCTCCGCGCGACGTTCGAGGGTCGCGACCCGCGCGCGCGATACGAAGCGCAGCGCAAGCTCTATCTCGCGAAGCTGCTCTTCGACATCGACCACTGCCGCTCGATCCGCGACGGCCTGCGTCACCGGGACTACTTCGAGTCGATCCTGCAGCAGACGATCTGGCGCGGCGCGCTCGACGGGGGCGAGACGGAGATCTGCGCCGTGTTGTCGAACGACGGCGGCGGCCAGAAGTTCGCGATCGGAGTCCCCCCCACGCCGCAGGCGCGCTGCTGGAAGTTCCGCGTGCGCCATCTCGAGGCGAGCCCCGGGGAACCGGCGGTGGACGTCTACCACTACCGCGCCCGCTACAAGCGCGAGGCGGACCCCGCCATCGACGCCCGGACCGACGAGGGGCTGCTGCGGATCGCCGAGAACCCGCGGTGGCCGGGGCTTGGCCGCCGTTCGGGGTCGATCCTCTCGAAGATGATCCGTCGGGGGATCCACGATCCCAGGCAGGTCCAGGACGTGCTCGGCGCGATGTTCATCGTCGGCAACCGACGCCAGGCGTACGCCCTCGAGAAGCGGCTGATGTACGCCCTCGGAGGCCCTCTGCGCTGGCGCGATCGCGTGGACACGTTGTCGAGCCCGCGCGACCGGCACCTCCTCGACACCCAGTCCTCGAGCGGATTCCTCGTCCTCAAGGAGATCGTCGACGTCCTCATGGAGGATCCGTCGTCGTCCTCGCCGTACCTGTTCTCCGTCGAGATCCAGGTTTTCCCGCTCGAGGCGTACCTGCGCACCCTCTACGACGCCCACTTCGCCTCGCATACCGCCTACAAGAAGCGGCAATTCCTCAACGAGTTGCTCCCGCTGCTGTTCCCCCCCGAGATCTTCGGCGGCGACGGGGTACCGTTCGCGTAAAAAAGGGGCCTGACCCCTTTTCTCAACCGGACCGGCGGTTCGTACGTAGAAGGGACCATCCGGCACCTGCCGGAGGGGGAAGCACCCATGCGCCGACTCGCGTTCGCCGTGGCCTCGTTCCTGATCGCCGGTCTCCTCGTCGCCGCGGAGCCCCCGAAGCCCGCTCCGAAGCCGGCCCCCAAGCCGCAATCGGGCACCGCGACGATCGCCGGCCGGGTGACGGGGCCGGACACCAAGCCGATCGCCGGGGCGACCGTACGCGTGCTCGCCAAGCGCGAGGACGCCCCCCGGTTCCGGCGCGGGGGCGATCTCCCCGCCCCGACGGTCGCCAGGACGGCGGAGGACGGGACGTTCTCGATCGCGGGGCTGAAGGGGTCCAAGTTCCGCGTCCGCGTCGAGGCGCCGGCACTCGCCCCCTTCCAGGCCGACGACGTCCCCGCGGGAGCGAGCCTGCGCGTGAACCTCAAACCCGGAGTCGCCCGCTCGGGGCGCGTGCTCGACATGGCGACGCGCGAGCCCGTGGCCGGAGCCACCGTCGTCGCGGTCGAGCGCGACGCGGCGGCCTTCGGCGAGGAGGCCCATCCGAGGGCGACCTCGGGTGAGGACGGCCGGTTCACCTTC
Encoded proteins:
- the tpx gene encoding thiol peroxidase, whose translation is MASVNLKGTPFKLSGELPAVGSKAPDFRLVGTDMQDVSLATYKGKTKILSIVPSLDTPVCQAQTRAFNVKAAQVPNAVILTVSADLPFAQKRFCAAEGLTHVSTLSMMRGKNFAKDYGVMITEGPLEGITARAVVVVDENDKVVYTQLVPEISQEPDYDPVLAAVK